In a genomic window of Nitrospiria bacterium:
- the sppA gene encoding signal peptide peptidase SppA, translating to MDKRNFLRAYGRMPLRFIVLAFLTVWLSGCIFNIRIPQPAEPLQETRVAGAGADKIVLMDLSGTISEEEKGSTLAPEPNMVAQFKEELKKAADDSAVKAVVLRINSPGGTVTASDILHHEVEVFKKQTGKKVIVSIMDLGASGGYYVAVAGDKIVVHPTTVTGSIGVIMLTVNVQGLLEKIGVTGAAIKSGDKKDMGSPLRPMTEEERRLFQGIIDQMYDRFVSVVAAGRKGMTVDQVRKAADGRVYTAQQALDLGLVDGIGYLDDAIQLAKTEAGLSKARIVTYVRPGSYKDNIYSQIPSGSPQTVNLVNLDLRSFVQGGTPRFMYLWAP from the coding sequence ATGGATAAGAGAAATTTTTTGAGGGCGTACGGCCGTATGCCCCTACGGTTCATTGTTCTCGCGTTCCTCACCGTATGGTTGTCCGGCTGTATTTTTAACATTCGTATTCCACAGCCGGCCGAACCCTTGCAGGAAACACGGGTGGCCGGTGCGGGAGCCGATAAGATCGTCCTGATGGATCTGTCCGGAACGATCTCGGAGGAGGAGAAAGGATCAACGCTTGCGCCTGAGCCGAATATGGTGGCTCAATTCAAAGAAGAGTTGAAAAAAGCCGCGGACGATTCGGCCGTGAAGGCCGTGGTGCTTCGGATCAACAGTCCCGGCGGGACGGTCACGGCCTCGGACATCCTCCATCACGAGGTGGAAGTTTTTAAGAAACAGACCGGCAAGAAGGTCATTGTGAGCATCATGGATCTGGGTGCTTCGGGCGGGTATTATGTCGCGGTCGCGGGCGACAAGATCGTGGTCCATCCCACGACGGTGACCGGAAGCATCGGCGTGATCATGCTGACCGTAAATGTCCAGGGGCTGCTGGAGAAGATCGGCGTGACCGGGGCGGCCATCAAGTCGGGTGATAAAAAAGATATGGGTTCACCGCTGCGCCCGATGACGGAGGAAGAGCGGCGGCTTTTCCAGGGGATCATCGACCAGATGTATGATCGGTTTGTGTCGGTTGTCGCGGCCGGGCGGAAGGGGATGACGGTGGACCAGGTCCGGAAGGCTGCGGACGGACGCGTCTATACGGCACAACAGGCGCTCGACCTGGGGCTGGTGGACGGAATCGGATACCTCGATGACGCGATCCAACTGGCCAAGACCGAGGCCGGACTGAGCAAGGCCCGCATCGTGACCTATGTCCGGCCGGGCAGTTATAAGGACAATATTTATTCCCAAATACCCTCGGGCTCGCCCCAGACCGTGAATCTCGTCAATCTGGATCTGCGCTCCTTCGTCCAGGGCGGCACGCCGCGGTTCATGTACCTATGGGCCCCGTGA